The nucleotide window AGGTAGTACTGTCTTGTATGTTAACACGTCGTTATCTAACTGGATTTTGACTATAAAGTCCTTGTGGTCCAGTACTTTTATCTCCCCCTCAATGCCGTCTAAGCACTTTTTCACCTCATCCCTCGACAGTACTATGTAGGGGAATATGCCAGAGAACAAAGCGTTAGCTAAGGAATAGATCAAGTCCGTGTCGCAGGTTTTCCCCACCGCCTTCTTCACGTTGCTTTTGTTTTCTGAAGATAGGAAAGGCGTTACGATGAAGAGTACTGCTTGCCTCATATACACCTTTCCTTCAAACACCTTGTCTATGTTGTAAGGCCCCGGGTTACCCCTGATTACAGGCTCTGAGTCGAATATCGTTAACCTCAACTTGTCTTCCCCCTTCTCAACTACGTAAGTATACGTCGCTAACTTTATTGCATCGGTAGCTAGGAGTGGCATGTAGTTTATCCCGTGGGTTATGTCTATGTACACCTCGTCCGGTTTCTCCTCTTCTAGTATTTTCAACGTGTTGTAATAGATGAAGTTGTAGTATAGCGTGTTCTTCCTGTCGGCTTGAATAAACTTACTGCCGAAAATGTTAGGGGCTACTATTACCTTCTCTTTGTCTAGGTTTAACTTCTGTTTTACATCGGTCGAAATGTTTTCAAAGCAAGTGTTGTAGTCCTTTGGTGGCTTGCATAAGCTTAGCCCGGCATATACTATCACGTCGTCTACGTCGAGTGCTTGTTCTATTGCCTTGAAGCTCGCGTTAGTTTGTAACGTTTTTGAATCTATTATGTAGTTTACTTGCTCGTAATTTTTGGGGTCACCTATTGGTGCGAAAAGGACTTTCATAAGAGAAAGATGGACGAGAAAAGTAAAAAAGTTGTGAGTTGGGTTAGCTACGTCAAGGGCAGTCTGAACAAAGACCGGAAAACCGTTCGGTTTGCCCTAGTCTCTAAAGGCGAGTGGTTTTTCCCCACACCTTACAAAAGGGGGATTTGGTCAAAGACCGGTGCTACGAGGAGTTAGTATTACGTTGGTTGAAAACTCCTTTCTTCTAGGCAGAGATCGCCAGCATTGCACACTTTTCTAACATCTTTTTCATCTCATTCCCCATAACACCTTCATAAGTTACCACTACCCTATCTCTCATGTACTCTATCTTACCTTTCCCGTAAGGTTCGCGGAACTCGATTTCTACAGTGTTTAAAACACCTATTAGGATTTTCGCTTTGCCCACATGCATTGTTCTGTTCAATACAGTGGACTCTACCTCGTTCCCCTTTATCTCGTATCTTATTACCTTCCCGAGGCAGGATATTAGAGTTATTAGATCGACTGTAATTGTATCGTTACCTCTTCTTTACATTCTATCTTATTAGTTATACAAGGCCTTGGTTTTTTCAGTTATTCTAGTGCAATGCATTCTAAGTACTTGACGTTTTCATCATTCTTGAGTTTACTTGTCTGGTCATAGAAGTCGAACTGTCTAGCTTGTAGAGGGGGTTTAAACTTAGCTAGTTCTTGCCTCCACGGGGTGACGTATAAGACCCTATCGATAGTCCTCAATACTACGATCACGTCTTTCCAGCACACGTAGGGGAATTTTAGTTCCTTCATCTTATGCCATTGGATTTCAGCATATATGATCATTCTGCCAACCTCTTTTCCAGCTTTTTAAGCGTATAAACACTGTAAAATGCTCTTATACTCAACACTATTACTAATAGGGAGACTACATCTACGAACGGTTTAATTGTAAGGGCGTAAGGTGAACTACTAGCTCTGAGGTCATTTAGTATCATGTATAATACTGCAGAAATTATCGTAAGTACCAGCACTACTAAGGAGAAATTAAAGAGTCTAGTTATCATGATCTCCGTTGAGATTATCATTACAACGTAGAACATAGCTCCAAATACTAAGAAGGAAGCTGCAATAAAGTTTAGACCACTATAAGGGATTACAATGGTGGTGTAATTGGGATTAGGACTCGGATAACGTAAAGGAAATCCCACTGAATATAAGGATAGATAGAAATATAATGAAGAAAGCGTCTAGAGCGTAGAAGATTAGAGAAACGTTTCTCATCATGGCAATTTAAGGTTCGATTCCGCTCTCGCCCATACGAGATCCCAAAGATTTATTTTCTATTTAAACTCTTTTAATCTAGACTCTAGAAATAGTAAGATAAGAATATATATTAGAAGCACTTGTGTAGGGTAGTTGTTGCAAGAACAAATATACGAAAATAAATTTAGGGTAGTGAAGCCAATATTTACATAATTTAAATATAGACAAGTGTTACTATGGACACTTACGTTGGGTGTAAGCTTAATTTGATTAGCTCTTGTCTTGAACTTTTTATACAGTTTCACCAAATTATTAATTATGAGTGAGAAGATAATTGAGGAGATACTTAATAACCCGCAGTTACTCTCGGCGTTGGCTGAGAAAGTTTATGAGAGGCTTAAGGACGAGATGGTGATAAAGAAGCTCGATGAGTACGGGGCTAGTATAAGGACGTTGCAGGAAGAGGTGAAAAAGCTTACTGAAGCAGTAGTGACACTACAAGAAGAGGTGAAAAGGCAAGGAGAGGCAATAAAGTCTTTACAGCAAGCTGTGGAGAAACAAGGAGAGGCAATAGTATCACTTCAGAAGACCGTGGATAAGCATACTGAGGCAATAACGTCACTCCAAGAAGAAGGGAAGAAGCTTACTGAAGCAGTATTGTCTTTGCAGAAGACTGTAGAGAAACAAGGAGAGGCAATAATGTCTTTACAAGGAGAAGTGAAGAAGCTTACAGAGACTGTGGATAAGCACGGAGAGGCAATAGCATCTCTACAGCAGGAGGTCAAGAAGTTATCGACTGAGATAGGCGGTTTTACTATGAGGGCAGGGAAGGGGATAGAGAGGACGATACTCGAGGTATATAAAGAGGCACTAAAGCTTCACGGAATAGACCCCAGTAAAGTAGTCCACGGGGTTATTGTAGACGATTTAGGCATTGTATCTAAAGGTAGAGCATATGAGGTCGACTTTTACGAGACTGATGATTACGTTTACGTGTTTGAGGTAAAGAACTTCGCTGATGAGGACACCTTAGACCAGATAGATATTAGGAGGAAACTGTTCTCTGCTAAATACCCTGATAAGAGGGTAAAGGTGTTCTTAGTAGCGAACTTCATATTGAAGAGAGTAAAGGAGGAGTTGGAGAAGGAGGGAGTGGAGGTAATCTACTCTCACATTATAAGCGATTATTGAGTCTCGAGAAATTCAATGTGTATATTTCTTGAAAAAGAGACAGAAATTTACTAATCAGTCAGAAAAAACCTCCAAAGGCGTATTATTCTAAATTCTCTTACCCTCAAAACCCACCTCGTCTTCCAAGTCCCAACTTACAAGGAGGTCTTTAAACCCTACTATCTCACTCCCCTTTACTAATGACCTCAATTCACTCTTGTTTAACTCGTCTAATGAAGAGAAATAAGAGACTTGAATTAACCTATTCCCCTTTTCGTCCACAAAGTCCACTTCGAAGTCTTCTCCCCTCAAATAGCTCACCCCCCTCTAGCTGGTCCTTCCTTAACAAGTGTATTACAACTACGTTTTCCATGAGACCACCGTAAGAGAAAGGTGCGACATAGTTCACTATCCCCGGGTCTACTACATAGACTTTTCTCTGGTTATTGAACTGTTTAGGGCTCCTGCTATATCTTTTTATGAAGAAAAGGAGGTAGGACTCTTGGATTGCGTTAATCCATTCCTCAACAGTAGTAGTGCTTAGCTTCGTTAAGTTTGCCAATTTCCTTACTGAGACTTCGGTAGAGTAGTATTTTTGTGATGGAAACGGCAAATTGTTTGAACTAGTCACCTCCCTAATTTCATACCTCCCTATCACGCCCTTAGTTATGATGTCGTTATAAATTGAAGGGATAATCCTCTTACCTAGGGTAAGGGCTTCCGGGAAACCCCCTTCCCTCAAATAGTCCTCCAACTCCCTCTCTATGTTAGAGGTCGACTTAGTAGAGTAGAGATTTATCTCGACCCCTTTAGACCTCAAATGAAAATGGAAAGAGGGTCAAGTCCACGTGTCTCCCGGTCAACGCAGTAGATAGTTCACCGGAAAGTAGACTTGAACTACTCCAGGTGACTATTACGCTCCTTAACCTGTTTACAAATAACCCCCAGCCCTTAACGTACTGGGGCTCATCTATAACGACGTATTCGAAATCACCGTAAAGTTTATAAAAAGCCCTTGTTAACGAGTCGAAGTCGTTAAACCCTGCTAGCCTATCGTCGCTGAAGTCTACGTACGCGAAGTTCTTCCCCTTAACCAGTAAGTAGGCTAGTGTCGATTTGCCAGAACGCCTAAGATTGCAAGGACATTAGGTCTAGAAAGGTAAGGCTTCACGTCGAAAGGCAAGTCTCTGTCAATAACCCTTTATTTTTCTAAAGTGTCTAAGTACTCTCTCTGATCTCTTAACACCCTCTTTAACTCTTCAGCCACAGTAATTAAGAAGAAGTGTCGGATAAAATGTTTTACTATACTAAAACAGTCGTAACTTCGTTTCAGTTGTGAGCCACCTACGATTGTAAGAGGTAAACCCAGAGGTGTAAAGAAGGCGTGAAGTCGTGAATATAAACTACTTTAGCAGTTCAAGTACCTCCTTTACTACCTCGTCACCCTTTTTAGTTATGAATACTTTCAACCTCTTACCTTCTACTGTAGGGATGTACTTCATCTCTATATACCCGCTCTTACTCAGTACCTTAAGGTGCTGATAGAGTTCAGCCTTGTTTAACCTCGTTGCCTCCAACAATTCCTTAAACCAGGCAGACCTCGTATAGTATAAGCCTAAAAGGATCCCCAGCCTGACCCCGACGTTTAACTCCTTATTGTCCTTCAATAGTTTTATTAACCTCTCTATCTCCACTTTTCAGCACCTCTCATCAGCCTATATAGGAAAGCCATCGTAGGCGGGGTTAAGAGGAGCAGGGGTTTAAACGGAGAAAGTATAACCGCTATCCCGGAAATTACGTATGCCACGACCAGCAAGTACTCTACGCGGTTGGTCTTAAGGAACTTAACGATCTCGATCAGCTGAAAAGCGTTGAAGGACAAGTATACACCTACCAAGATTGCTGGTAAGATCGATAAGGAGTGGTAAAAGAAGGAGAGAAGGAAGATCGTGTAGAGTGTTAAGAGTGATAAAACACTGCTTAACTTAACGAGTAA belongs to Stygiolobus caldivivus and includes:
- the csx1 gene encoding CRISPR-associated CARF protein Csx1, which encodes MKVLFAPIGDPKNYEQVNYIIDSKTLQTNASFKAIEQALDVDDVIVYAGLSLCKPPKDYNTCFENISTDVKQKLNLDKEKVIVAPNIFGSKFIQADRKNTLYYNFIYYNTLKILEEEKPDEVYIDITHGINYMPLLATDAIKLATYTYVVEKGEDKLRLTIFDSEPVIRGNPGPYNIDKVFEGKVYMRQAVLFIVTPFLSSENKSNVKKAVGKTCDTDLIYSLANALFSGIFPYIVLSRDEVKKCLDGIEGEIKVLDHKDFIVKIQLDNDVLTYKTVLPIEISYVHSLLTAINGIVRGINTINYGGSEWVSLEDIESLAKKFSSSETISAVVRNEVDKLKSVKVGESPQLLAEVLDGEKPRKKCSADERNLFAHGGFEKNVTYLLGKDGKTYVSYVDCKGEVKNHLK
- a CDS encoding DUF3782 domain-containing protein produces the protein MSEKIIEEILNNPQLLSALAEKVYERLKDEMVIKKLDEYGASIRTLQEEVKKLTEAVVTLQEEVKRQGEAIKSLQQAVEKQGEAIVSLQKTVDKHTEAITSLQEEGKKLTEAVLSLQKTVEKQGEAIMSLQGEVKKLTETVDKHGEAIASLQQEVKKLSTEIGGFTMRAGKGIERTILEVYKEALKLHGIDPSKVVHGVIVDDLGIVSKGRAYEVDFYETDDYVYVFEVKNFADEDTLDQIDIRRKLFSAKYPDKRVKVFLVANFILKRVKEELEKEGVEVIYSHIISDY
- a CDS encoding ATP-binding protein, translated to MRGEDFEVDFVDEKGNRLIQVSYFSSLDELNKSELRSLVKGSEIVGFKDLLVSWDLEDEVGFEGKRI
- a CDS encoding DUF4143 domain-containing protein; translated protein: MRSKGVEINLYSTKSTSNIERELEDYLREGGFPEALTLGKRIIPSIYNDIITKGVIGRYEIREVTSSNNLPFPSQKYYSTEVSVRKLANLTKLSTTTVEEWINAIQESYLLFFIKRYSRSPKQFNNQRKVYVVDPGIVNYVAPFSYGGLMENVVVIHLLRKDQLEGGELFEGRRLRSGLCGRKGE
- a CDS encoding AAA family ATPase, encoding MVKGKNFAYVDFSDDRLAGFNDFDSLTRAFYKLYGDFEYVVIDEPQYVKGWGLFVNRLRSVIVTWSSSSLLSGELSTALTGRHVDLTLFPFSFEV
- a CDS encoding transcriptional regulator, with product MEIERLIKLLKDNKELNVGVRLGILLGLYYTRSAWFKELLEATRLNKAELYQHLKVLSKSGYIEMKYIPTVEGKRLKVFITKKGDEVVKEVLELLK